TGCTCGCTGACTTCCAGCCGCTGCACGGGCAAGTTAAAAACATCCGCCACAATGTGCTGCCATAGCCGGCTGCCGGCCCCGCCGCCCGCCATGATGATGCGGTTGGGCCTGGCCCCTAACTCGGCCAAAACCTGGTAGGCGTCGTAACAGGCCAGGGCGACGCCTTCCATCACCGCCCGGACCAACTCGGCCTGGCCGTGGCTGGCGGTGAGACCTAAAAAGAGGCCCCGCGCCTGGGGATCCATGTGGGGGGTGCGCTCGCCGGCCAGATACGGCAGAAACAGGAGGCCCTTGGCCCCCGGAGGGACCTTTTCTGCCCAGGCCGTCATCTGTTGGTAGGCTTTTTCGCCCCACAGACCCAAAATTTCATCCCGCAACCAGCGCAGGGTCATCCCGGCCGAAAGCAGGGCAGCCATTTGATACCAACCGGCCTGCTCCGGCCCCGGCGGTAAAGCGCCGCAAAACGTGTGGACGCGACCCCGCCGGTCTACGTGTACGTTTAGAGCCGGCAAAACAATTTGCCCGCCGGTGCTGATGGTCAGAAGCAGGGTTTGGGTGTCAACAATACCGGCCCCCAACGCGGCGCAGGCCGTATCGGCGGCTCCGGTGACAACGGGAATGTCCGGCGCCAGGCCCAGGGTTTCGGCGGCTCGCCGGGTGAGCGTCCCGGCTATTCTACCGGCGGATTGCACGGGGGGCAGGTTGGCCCGGTCCAGGCCCAACACGGCCAATATCTCGGCAGACCAGTCGCGCTCGTGGATGTTGAATAGAAGCGTGCCGGAGCCGTCGCTGGGGTCTGTGTTGTATTCGCCGATCAGACGCCAGCGCAGGTAATCTTTAGGCAGCAGGATTGTTTCTATTTTTT
This portion of the Anaerolineae bacterium genome encodes:
- the xylB gene encoding xylulokinase, producing MSQLLAIDLGTSSVKVLLAAETGKILGQGNAEYPIHRPQPDWAEQNPDDWWRATITAIHQVLSSVGRKSVSLAAIGLSGQMHGTVLLDKEDKLLGPAIIWPDQRSQRQVQEVTNLVGAEHLIELTGSPVATGFQAATLRWLQQNDPDRWQKIETILLPKDYLRWRLIGEYNTDPSDGSGTLLFNIHERDWSAEILAVLGLDRANLPPVQSAGRIAGTLTRRAAETLGLAPDIPVVTGAADTACAALGAGIVDTQTLLLTISTGGQIVLPALNVHVDRRGRVHTFCGALPPGPEQAGWYQMAALLSAGMTLRWLRDEILGLWGEKAYQQMTAWAEKVPPGAKGLLFLPYLAGERTPHMDPQARGLFLGLTASHGQAELVRAVMEGVALACYDAYQVLAELGARPNRIIMAGGGAGSRLWQHIVADVFNLPVQRLEVSEQSALGALLLAGGGVGLFEPGPTAQTWAAYGPAVAPNKRRHAFYQELLPLFRSTYQKHREDFLQLQSLATKYEISA